The Capra hircus breed San Clemente chromosome 2, ASM170441v1, whole genome shotgun sequence genome window below encodes:
- the INHBB gene encoding inhibin beta B chain — MDGLPGRALGAACLVMLAVGWLGPGVWGSPTPPPSPAAPQPPPPPPGAPGGAQDTCTSCGGFRRPEELGRVDGDFLEAVKRHILSRLQMRGRPNITHAVPKAAMVTALRKLHAGKVREDGRVEIPHLDGHASPGADGPERVSEIISFAETDGLASSRVRLYFFISNEGNQNLFVVQASLWLYLKLLPYVLEKGGRRKVRVKVYFQEQGPGDRWAAVEKRVDLKRSGWHTFPLTEPIQALFSRGERRLSLDVQCDGCRELAVVPVFVDPGEESHRPFVVVQARLGDSRHRIRKRGLECDGRTNLCCRQQFFIDFRLIGWNDWIIAPTGYYGNYCEGSCPAYLAGVPGSASSFHTAVVNQYRMRGLNPGTVNSCCIPTKLSTMSMLYFDDEYNIVKRDVPNMIVEECGCA; from the exons ATGGACGGGCTGCCCGGTCGGGCGCTGGGGGCCGCCTGCCTTGTGATGCTGGCGGTCGGCTGGCTGGGGCCCGGGGTCTGGGGCTCTCCCACGCCCCCGCCGTCGCCCGCCGCGCCGcagccgcccccgccgccgcccggaGCCCCCGGCGGCGCGCAGGACACCTGCACGTCGTGCGGCGGTTTCCGGCGGCCGGAGGAGCTGGGCCGGGTAGACGGCGACTTCCTGGAGGCGGTGAAGCGGCACATCTTGAGCCGCCTGCAGATGCGGGGCCGGCCCAACATCACACACGCCGTGCCCAAGGCCGCCATGGTCACGGCCCTGCGCAAGCTGCACGCGGGCAAGGTGCGCGAGGACGGCCGGGTGGAGATCCCGCACCTCGACGGCCACGCCAGCCCGGGCGCCGACGGCCCGGAGCGCGTCTCCGAGATCATCAGCTTCGCCGAGACAG ATGGCCTGGCCTCCTCCCGGGTCCGCCTGTACTTTTTCATCTCCAACGAAGGCAACCAGAACCTGTTTGTAGTGCAGGCCAGCCTGTGGCTCTACCTGAAGCTGCTGCCCTACGTCCTGGAGAAGGGCGGCCGGCGGAAGGTGCGGGTAAAGGTGTACTTCCAGGAGCAGGGCCCTGGCGACCGCTGGGCCGCGGTGGAGAAGCGCGTGGACCTCAAGCGCAGCGGCTGGCACACCTTCCCCCTCACCGAACCCATCCAGGCCCTGTTCTCACGCGGCGAGCGGCGGCTCAGCCTGGACGTGCAGTGCGACGGCTGCCGGGAGCTGGCCGTGGTGCCCGTGTTCGTGGACCCGGGCGAGGAGTCGCACCGGCCCTTCGTGGTGGTGCAGGCGCGGCTGGGCGACAGCAGGCACCGCATCCGCAAGCGGGGCCTGGAGTGCGACGGGAGGACCAACCTGTGCTGCCGGCAGCAGTTCTTCATCGACTTCCGCCTCATCGGCTGGAACGACTGGATCATTGCGCCCACCGGCTACTATGGGAACTACTGCGAGGGCAGCTGCCCTGCCTACCTGGCGGGGGTGCCGGGCTCGGCCTCCTCCTTCCACACGGCCGTGGTAAACCAGTACCGCATGCGGGGGCTGAACCCGGGCACCGTGAACTCCTGCTGTATCCCCACCAAGCTGAGCACCATGTCCATGCTCTACTTCGACGACGAGTACAACATCGTCAAGCGGGACGTGCCCAATATGATCGTGGAGGAGTGCGGCTGCGCATGA